One stretch of Streptomyces sp. R21 DNA includes these proteins:
- a CDS encoding MerR family transcriptional regulator has protein sequence MRISELSRRSGVPMATIKYYRREGLLPEGRALNPTAVEYGEEHIQRLRLIRSLIQLGGLSVARTREVLEAVDHPLDAFETLGVVHHALPVPSAAKNAKGAKDDDGPDSAVDEAVSGEGAVASVEALIGTMGWQISDASPHRPALAESLAALSRLGTDYTADDLVPYARLATSTADLDFAQFEGIEDRIALAERAVVLTVLFEPVVRLLRRLAQEDANHRRHDRLACGRGEQPEE, from the coding sequence ATGAGGATTTCAGAGCTCAGCCGACGGTCCGGGGTGCCGATGGCGACCATCAAGTACTACCGACGGGAAGGGCTGCTTCCCGAGGGACGCGCGCTGAACCCGACGGCGGTCGAGTACGGCGAGGAGCACATCCAGCGGCTCCGTCTGATCCGTTCTCTCATCCAGCTCGGCGGGCTGTCCGTCGCACGTACCCGTGAGGTGCTCGAGGCGGTGGACCATCCGCTGGATGCGTTCGAGACCCTGGGCGTCGTCCACCACGCACTGCCCGTGCCCTCCGCGGCCAAGAACGCGAAGGGCGCGAAGGACGACGACGGGCCTGACAGCGCTGTCGACGAAGCGGTGTCGGGCGAAGGAGCCGTAGCGAGCGTCGAGGCTCTCATCGGGACCATGGGCTGGCAGATCTCCGATGCGTCGCCGCACCGCCCGGCGCTCGCCGAGAGTCTCGCCGCGCTGAGCCGCCTCGGCACCGACTACACAGCCGACGACCTCGTCCCCTACGCACGGCTCGCCACCTCCACCGCCGATTTGGACTTCGCGCAGTTCGAGGGGATCGAGGACCGCATCGCCCTCGCCGAGCGCGCGGTGGTCCTCACCGTGCTGTTCGAGCCGGTCGTCCGGCTGCTACGGCGTCTGGCCCAGGAGGACGCGAACCACCGTCGCCATGACCGCCTTGCATGCGGGCGGGGCGAGCAGCCGGAGGAGTGA
- a CDS encoding DUF6114 domain-containing protein: MTSAGAPAHPHSDSGFTRARRGFRAWRRTRPFWAGLLVLLAAAPIIYFPYFNLSLGALSVAMSTTAGAGSLVIGLTLIVLGGLLWFQPIIRFFAGCVAVFLGVLSLPISNFGGFFVGTLLAAAGGLLALAWGPVDGDPEDIPDGAEGPSAAVSRVGGQGSE; the protein is encoded by the coding sequence ATGACGAGTGCCGGTGCACCCGCGCACCCCCACAGCGACAGCGGCTTCACCCGCGCTCGCCGAGGCTTCCGGGCCTGGCGGCGCACCCGCCCCTTCTGGGCGGGTCTGCTGGTGCTCCTTGCCGCTGCGCCCATCATCTACTTCCCGTATTTCAACCTCTCCCTGGGCGCCTTGTCCGTGGCGATGTCCACCACGGCGGGGGCCGGATCCCTGGTCATCGGCCTGACTCTGATCGTCCTCGGCGGACTCCTCTGGTTCCAGCCGATCATCAGGTTCTTCGCCGGCTGCGTCGCGGTGTTCCTCGGCGTTCTGTCGCTTCCCATTTCCAATTTCGGCGGCTTTTTCGTCGGCACGCTGCTCGCGGCGGCGGGCGGACTCCTGGCTCTGGCATGGGGCCCGGTGGACGGGGACCCGGAGGACATACCCGACGGCGCCGAGGGGCCGTCAGCCGCCGTCAGCCGGGTGGGAGGACAGGGGAGTGAGTGA
- a CDS encoding L-dopachrome tautomerase-related protein has translation MPTGVTVSRRGRIFVNFPRWGDDVPFTVAGLRGGKPVAYSDAEVNRQDASDLAGHLQSVQSVVVDGADRLWILDTGSPLFAGSSYGGPKLVAVDLRTDRIVRKILFPPEVVPANSYPNDVRFDLRRGAEGTAFITDSGGSNGVIVVDLATGRSWRRLTGHPSALPDKQFLPVIEGEPFMVRPAGGEPTYYETGSDGIALSADGTRL, from the coding sequence ATGCCGACGGGTGTCACCGTCTCGCGCCGCGGCCGCATCTTCGTCAACTTTCCCCGCTGGGGCGACGACGTCCCGTTCACCGTCGCCGGGCTGCGCGGCGGGAAGCCGGTTGCCTACTCCGACGCCGAGGTGAACCGTCAAGACGCCTCCGACCTGGCCGGGCACTTGCAGTCGGTGCAGAGCGTCGTCGTCGACGGGGCCGACCGGCTGTGGATCCTCGACACCGGAAGCCCGCTGTTCGCCGGGTCTTCCTACGGCGGTCCCAAGCTCGTGGCGGTCGACCTGCGCACCGACCGGATCGTACGGAAGATCCTCTTCCCGCCCGAGGTGGTGCCGGCGAACAGTTACCCCAACGACGTGCGATTCGACCTGCGGCGCGGCGCCGAGGGCACGGCCTTCATCACCGACTCGGGCGGCTCCAACGGAGTGATCGTGGTCGACCTCGCCACGGGCCGCTCCTGGCGGCGACTGACCGGGCACCCCTCGGCACTCCCGGACAAGCAGTTCCTTCCGGTAATCGAGGGCGAGCCCTTCATGGTCCGCCCTGCGGGCGGCGAGCCCACGTACTACGAGACCGGCTCCGACGGCATCGCTCTCAGCGCCGACGGCACGCGCCTCTAA
- a CDS encoding SDR family oxidoreductase — MAVPPKTPYTFSRRDRDRLSRTQPLTGRVIAVTGAGRGIGRSVAAQLAAAGAAVAIGDLDAELARETAGAIGARPGGRLLGLSLDVTDTHSFDDFLRTVETRLGPIDVLINNAGIMWVGPFEEEPEEAALRQFDVNVHGAVRGMKLVIPEMRKRGRGHVVNIASAASKVAPAGEATYAATKHALHGYSTAVRAELRGTGVQVSLVMPGVVDTELAVGTATGPTRRLTTDQVADAVLDVVLRPRFEVFVPRQIAALTRLAAVLPGRARDALHHLLVPNQLAALSDRSVRAAYEQRTRTARLPEG, encoded by the coding sequence GTGGCAGTACCGCCCAAAACCCCGTACACGTTCAGCCGGAGAGACCGCGACAGGCTCTCCCGCACACAACCGCTGACCGGCCGAGTGATCGCGGTCACCGGGGCGGGCCGCGGAATCGGGCGCTCCGTCGCGGCCCAACTCGCCGCAGCCGGAGCCGCCGTGGCGATCGGCGATCTCGACGCGGAGCTCGCCAGGGAGACGGCCGGTGCCATCGGCGCGCGTCCCGGTGGCCGACTGCTCGGGCTGTCTCTCGACGTCACCGACACACATTCCTTCGATGACTTCCTGCGCACCGTCGAGACCCGGCTGGGGCCGATCGACGTACTGATCAACAACGCCGGAATCATGTGGGTGGGCCCCTTCGAGGAGGAACCGGAAGAAGCCGCCCTGCGCCAGTTCGACGTCAACGTCCACGGCGCAGTGCGTGGGATGAAACTCGTGATCCCGGAGATGCGGAAACGCGGTCGCGGCCACGTGGTGAACATCGCCTCCGCCGCCAGCAAGGTCGCCCCGGCCGGCGAGGCGACCTACGCGGCGACGAAGCACGCCCTCCACGGCTACAGCACAGCCGTCCGTGCCGAGCTGCGCGGCACCGGTGTGCAGGTGTCCCTGGTGATGCCCGGCGTCGTGGACACCGAGCTGGCCGTGGGCACCGCGACCGGCCCCACCCGACGCCTGACGACGGATCAGGTGGCCGACGCGGTGCTCGACGTCGTGCTGCGCCCGCGGTTCGAGGTCTTCGTTCCCCGCCAGATAGCCGCCCTGACCCGGCTGGCCGCGGTGCTGCCGGGCCGTGCCCGCGACGCCCTGCATCACCTCCTTGTCCCCAATCAGCTCGCCGCCCTGTCCGACCGGTCGGTCCGCGCGGCCTACGAACAGCGCACCCGCACCGCCCGCCTGCCCGAAGGATGA
- a CDS encoding nuclear transport factor 2 family protein codes for MSETLHSAAATVASWRSAEENGDVDAAVACLSRDVVLSSPLTDQFRFEGSGQLRDFLTVAFAAVKDVSYHTQTGEGDAYALVYRARVGSQSFEEVQLLRLDDEAKIKEITLFGRPMPALTALMHLMGPELARQQGRRGLATLMSVSTIPIHAMVSSGDRSMVAKTRPTAR; via the coding sequence ATGTCCGAGACGCTGCACTCCGCCGCCGCCACCGTGGCGAGCTGGCGCTCCGCCGAGGAAAACGGTGACGTCGACGCCGCGGTCGCGTGTCTGAGCCGGGACGTCGTGCTCAGCTCGCCGCTCACCGACCAGTTCCGCTTCGAGGGATCTGGCCAGCTGCGCGACTTCCTGACCGTGGCGTTCGCGGCGGTCAAGGACGTCAGCTACCACACCCAGACCGGCGAGGGTGACGCGTACGCGCTGGTCTACCGGGCGCGGGTGGGGTCCCAGTCGTTCGAGGAAGTGCAGTTGCTGCGGCTCGACGACGAGGCAAAGATCAAGGAGATCACGCTCTTCGGGCGTCCGATGCCGGCCCTCACCGCCCTGATGCACCTCATGGGGCCGGAGCTCGCCCGCCAACAGGGGCGCCGGGGCCTTGCGACGCTCATGAGCGTCAGCACCATACCGATACACGCGATGGTCTCCTCGGGGGACCGCAGCATGGTCGCGAAGACCCGCCCGACAGCCCGGTAG
- a CDS encoding TetR/AcrR family transcriptional regulator codes for MTGTQTAGRRYGGRDAAQRQQERRTRLIEAGLDMFGTVGYASVSVKQVCSHAGLTERYFYESFRDREDLLTGVYNELIATISAETAQAAAAAAPDVDAQLRAGLEVFIRTLAGDARKARLVLIEVVGASPRLEVRRREVLHEFAAMVAAVVAPLPGPEASSNRLTMTAMSLVGGVNELLVDWTLGHQNATVEELIDLCHTLFIAAYRAISDQS; via the coding sequence ATGACCGGCACACAGACCGCCGGGCGGCGCTACGGCGGACGCGACGCGGCGCAACGACAGCAGGAGCGCCGCACCCGCCTCATCGAGGCGGGCCTCGACATGTTCGGCACGGTTGGATATGCCTCGGTCTCCGTCAAGCAGGTGTGCTCGCACGCCGGACTGACCGAGCGCTACTTCTACGAGTCGTTCCGCGACCGCGAAGACCTTCTCACCGGGGTCTACAACGAGCTGATCGCTACGATCAGCGCCGAAACCGCGCAGGCCGCAGCCGCCGCCGCACCCGATGTCGACGCCCAGCTGCGCGCCGGCCTCGAGGTGTTCATCCGCACACTGGCAGGCGACGCCCGCAAGGCCCGCCTGGTACTCATCGAGGTCGTGGGCGCCAGCCCCCGCCTCGAAGTACGGCGCCGTGAGGTCCTGCACGAATTCGCCGCAATGGTCGCCGCCGTCGTCGCACCGCTTCCCGGCCCGGAAGCCTCCTCCAACCGGCTCACCATGACCGCGATGAGCCTGGTCGGCGGAGTCAACGAACTCCTCGTGGACTGGACGCTCGGCCACCAGAATGCCACCGTCGAAGAACTGATCGACCTGTGCCACACCCTGTTCATCGCGGCTTACCGAGCCATCAGCGATCAGTCCTGA
- a CDS encoding alpha/beta fold hydrolase, with translation MTGPAAHRIAADGVELAAYQWGPSTAPPVVLVHGYPDTSAVWRPVAERLADRFHVTAFDVRGAGASHRPRGLRAYRMSRLEADLEAVLDAVSPDRPVHLVGHDWGSIHSWESVTGTRLAGRIASFTSISGPCLDHVGHLIRARLRPRHPDLPKMLRQAARSWYIAYFHFPLLPALTWRALGHRWRTFLTGSQGMPGHTRYPAPTLARDAVSGTALYRANMLPRLLRPRDRPTTVPVQLIIPTRDFCVTPVLSYGVEHWTGQLQRRPIDAGHWVQLSHPEEIASRIAEFAHRIEDGSLHSPDHTAHPI, from the coding sequence ATGACCGGCCCGGCCGCCCACCGGATCGCCGCGGACGGCGTGGAGTTGGCCGCCTACCAATGGGGACCGTCCACAGCTCCTCCGGTGGTGCTGGTCCACGGCTATCCGGACACCAGCGCCGTGTGGCGCCCGGTCGCCGAGCGCCTGGCCGACCGCTTCCACGTCACCGCCTTCGACGTGCGGGGAGCCGGTGCCTCCCACCGGCCCAGGGGTCTGCGCGCCTACCGGATGTCCCGCCTGGAAGCCGACCTGGAGGCGGTTCTCGACGCCGTGAGCCCCGACCGCCCGGTGCACCTGGTCGGACACGACTGGGGATCGATCCACTCCTGGGAGTCGGTCACCGGCACCCGCCTGGCCGGGCGGATCGCCTCGTTCACCTCCATCTCCGGACCCTGCCTGGACCACGTCGGCCACCTGATCCGGGCCCGCCTTCGGCCGCGGCACCCGGATCTGCCGAAGATGCTGCGGCAGGCCGCACGGTCCTGGTACATCGCCTACTTCCATTTCCCGCTCCTGCCCGCCCTGACCTGGAGAGCACTGGGACACCGCTGGCGCACCTTCCTCACCGGCTCCCAAGGCATGCCCGGGCACACCCGCTACCCCGCCCCGACGCTGGCCCGCGACGCCGTGTCCGGCACTGCGCTGTACCGCGCCAACATGCTGCCCCGCCTGCTGCGTCCCCGGGACCGGCCGACCACCGTCCCGGTTCAACTCATCATCCCCACCCGGGACTTCTGCGTCACCCCGGTGCTGTCGTACGGAGTTGAGCACTGGACGGGCCAGCTACAACGGCGCCCGATCGACGCCGGGCACTGGGTACAGCTCAGCCACCCCGAGGAGATCGCGTCCCGGATCGCGGAATTCGCCCACCGCATCGAAGACGGCTCCCTCCACAGCCCGGACCACACCGCCCACCCGATCTGA
- a CDS encoding metal-dependent hydrolase yields the protein MFRAAHAHPERPSEPIDHHDLVLQPRDVTFDWGATPLHWLPGEPFATHTFDVLHLMLPELERWFVRTFEQALPLITDDRLREDVRGFIGQEAMHAEAHQEVLEHLLAKGLDPGPYTVQSEWIFRRVLGDRPELTPAAAHAHLLQRLALIAAFEHFTAYMGHWILSNGHLDRAGADPAMLDLFRWHGAEEVEHRSVAFDLLVHLDPRYRRRVVGMLVTAPVLTRLWIRGVRFLMRADPELDDRVKVRFRDYLTAARKHLLPPPVSFTRSVLRYFHPGYHPTQEGSTQQAVAYLATSPAARAAAR from the coding sequence ATGTTCCGAGCCGCACATGCCCACCCGGAGCGCCCGTCAGAGCCCATCGACCACCACGACCTGGTGCTGCAACCCCGGGACGTCACCTTCGACTGGGGCGCCACCCCGCTGCACTGGCTGCCGGGTGAGCCCTTCGCGACCCACACCTTCGATGTGCTCCACCTCATGCTCCCCGAGCTCGAACGCTGGTTCGTGCGCACCTTCGAGCAGGCACTGCCACTGATCACCGATGACCGGCTGCGCGAGGACGTACGCGGCTTCATCGGCCAGGAGGCGATGCACGCCGAGGCGCACCAGGAGGTCCTGGAACACCTGCTCGCCAAGGGGCTGGACCCGGGTCCGTACACCGTGCAGTCCGAATGGATCTTCCGAAGGGTGCTCGGAGACCGGCCGGAGCTGACGCCGGCCGCCGCACACGCGCACCTCCTCCAACGGCTCGCCCTCATCGCGGCCTTCGAGCACTTCACCGCGTACATGGGTCACTGGATTCTCAGCAACGGGCACCTGGACCGGGCCGGCGCAGACCCCGCGATGCTGGATCTGTTCCGCTGGCACGGCGCGGAGGAGGTCGAGCACCGTTCGGTGGCGTTCGACCTGCTGGTGCACCTCGATCCCCGGTACCGGCGCCGAGTGGTCGGCATGCTCGTCACCGCTCCGGTGCTGACCCGGCTGTGGATCCGCGGAGTCCGCTTCCTGATGCGCGCCGACCCCGAACTCGACGATCGGGTCAAGGTCCGCTTCCGCGACTACCTGACCGCGGCCCGCAAGCACCTGTTGCCCCCGCCGGTCTCGTTCACCCGCTCGGTGCTGCGCTACTTCCACCCCGGCTACCACCCGACCCAGGAGGGCTCGACCCAGCAGGCGGTCGCCTACCTGGCAACGTCCCCCGCTGCCCGAGCGGCTGCCCGATGA
- a CDS encoding TetR/AcrR family transcriptional regulator, with protein MARLKTHDEALRLRLLHRAAATVFDRGTAALSLRQLAADVKTSTTAVYSLFGNKAGLLRSLYEEAARLFVARLAAIRPTDDPAGDVIRLGLVYREYAIANPHLYAILFADRSVQCPSEPESESPREAIETYRPLVDAVRRGQQAGQFSSESDPEVIALSVWGTAHGLVSLVLSGNEPPGLAVADCYERALGVLVAGWRESEGKVQGVADAP; from the coding sequence ATGGCCAGGCTCAAGACACATGACGAAGCACTCCGGCTCCGGCTCCTACACCGCGCTGCCGCCACGGTCTTCGACCGCGGCACGGCCGCCCTGAGCCTGCGACAGCTCGCTGCGGACGTGAAGACCTCGACCACGGCGGTCTACTCGCTGTTCGGCAACAAGGCGGGCCTGCTCAGGAGCCTGTACGAGGAGGCCGCGCGGCTCTTCGTCGCACGCCTGGCAGCCATCCGTCCGACGGACGACCCAGCCGGCGACGTGATCCGGCTTGGGCTCGTCTATCGCGAATACGCCATCGCCAACCCGCATCTCTACGCGATCCTCTTCGCCGACCGCAGCGTCCAGTGCCCGTCCGAGCCGGAGTCGGAGTCGCCGCGTGAGGCCATCGAGACCTACCGGCCCCTCGTCGACGCCGTGCGGCGCGGACAGCAGGCAGGGCAGTTCAGTTCGGAGTCCGACCCGGAGGTCATCGCGCTGTCGGTCTGGGGAACGGCCCATGGCCTGGTGTCCCTGGTGCTCTCGGGGAACGAGCCGCCCGGGCTCGCGGTCGCCGACTGCTACGAGCGGGCACTGGGGGTACTGGTGGCGGGGTGGCGAGAGAGCGAGGGGAAAGTTCAGGGGGTCGCTGACGCGCCGTGA
- a CDS encoding DUF6230 family protein: MSQRIGKTHWKRFAIGAVPTVAATAAVAVSMAQGALAASFSISGSDFQVSAGKLSGTGFGNYATVDVAKNGKHVPVSVSSIKNATVTDMCQSVPVDIPVLGTYTMTLKAGGSGTPVKAKDLYIDMTDLQAKKGTFTNVDIGVATGSMTKGQVNPKDHVDPNGYAQQADAVEIIDAHQKVWATTAGTFELAGLHMNIAGGRHDCF; this comes from the coding sequence ATGTCCCAGCGAATCGGCAAGACCCACTGGAAGCGCTTCGCCATCGGTGCGGTGCCGACAGTGGCCGCCACCGCGGCGGTCGCCGTCTCCATGGCCCAGGGCGCACTGGCCGCTTCGTTCAGCATCTCCGGTTCCGACTTCCAGGTTTCGGCCGGCAAGCTGAGCGGCACTGGATTCGGCAACTACGCCACGGTCGATGTCGCCAAGAACGGCAAGCACGTGCCCGTCTCGGTCTCGTCCATCAAGAATGCGACGGTCACCGACATGTGCCAGTCCGTCCCGGTGGACATACCTGTCCTCGGGACCTACACGATGACGCTAAAGGCCGGCGGATCGGGTACGCCGGTCAAGGCCAAGGACCTGTACATCGACATGACCGATCTCCAGGCGAAGAAGGGCACCTTCACCAACGTCGACATCGGCGTTGCCACTGGTTCCATGACCAAGGGTCAGGTCAACCCGAAGGACCACGTGGATCCCAACGGATACGCCCAGCAGGCGGACGCGGTCGAAATCATTGATGCCCACCAGAAGGTCTGGGCCACGACTGCGGGAACGTTCGAACTGGCGGGCCTGCACATGAACATCGCGGGCGGCCGCCACGACTGCTTCTGA
- a CDS encoding oxidoreductase, whose translation MTTNRPVALVTGASSGIGKQTALALVTAGFEVAGTGRDTSRVTPLQGVTFFDLDVVSDKSVTAVVQQVIDRFGRIDVLVNNAGIGSIGAAEETSLAQAQGVFDINVFGVMRMVKEVLPHMRARGRGRIINLSSVQGFIPAPYMAVYGASKHAIEGYSQSLDHEVRQYGVRSLLVEPAYTNTGFEANSAKPDTPLQTYADQRHVFDRLMAEAIKSGDDPAVVAKAVVTAATDAKPKLRYAAGPMAGRARLLRFVPAWVLDKQIRTMNKLVG comes from the coding sequence ATGACGACAAATCGACCGGTGGCCCTCGTGACGGGCGCCTCCTCCGGCATCGGGAAGCAGACCGCGCTCGCGCTGGTCACGGCAGGTTTCGAGGTGGCCGGCACAGGCCGCGACACCTCACGTGTCACCCCTCTCCAGGGTGTGACGTTCTTCGACCTCGACGTGGTCAGTGACAAGTCGGTCACCGCGGTGGTCCAGCAGGTGATCGACCGGTTCGGGCGGATCGACGTCCTGGTCAACAACGCCGGCATCGGCTCGATCGGCGCGGCCGAGGAGACCTCCCTCGCGCAGGCCCAGGGCGTTTTCGACATCAACGTCTTCGGGGTCATGCGCATGGTGAAGGAGGTCCTGCCGCACATGCGCGCCCGGGGGCGCGGACGCATCATCAACCTCTCGTCCGTGCAGGGCTTCATCCCCGCTCCCTACATGGCGGTCTACGGGGCGTCCAAGCACGCCATCGAGGGCTACTCCCAGTCCCTGGACCACGAGGTCCGGCAGTACGGTGTCCGCTCGCTCCTGGTCGAACCCGCCTACACCAACACCGGGTTCGAGGCCAACAGCGCCAAGCCCGACACCCCCCTGCAGACCTACGCCGACCAGCGGCACGTCTTCGACCGCCTGATGGCGGAGGCGATCAAGAGCGGTGACGACCCCGCCGTGGTCGCCAAGGCGGTTGTCACGGCCGCGACCGACGCGAAGCCGAAACTTCGCTACGCCGCCGGCCCCATGGCCGGACGCGCGCGCCTACTCCGCTTCGTGCCCGCCTGGGTCCTGGACAAGCAGATCCGCACGATGAACAAGCTCGTCGGCTGA
- a CDS encoding MMPL family transporter, whose amino-acid sequence MLILTMLFAVLSGAYGAGVFGSLTPLGFQDPGSDSVRAAHIAEKAFPQRTPDAVIVYRDKDRTVDDPSFQQAVVKQLESLPKSEVTGYLDFWTTKMPAQVSHDRHATYVALNLHGSSEKAKEDAYEAVKDKIPAPGLQTLQGGTVPTGHQASEKIEHDLRTAEIISAPVLFLLLLVVFGGLTAAFLPLLVGVLSILGSMAVLRTIANITDVSVFSMSLVTILGLAVAIDYGLLIVSRYREELAAGYTGEAAIGRTLATAGRTVMVSGTTVAAALAGLTLFPSTFLKSMSYGGVAAVLLAVLFSLVALPALLAVMGSKVNAFPLRRKKAGRPTAAGEGAWYRFGHGLMRRRWVVVVGAVGLLLTLALPFSKIEFGSINAQQLPSSSEGRQVFNAMEHDFDGDAVKSIDSLLVLKSDGTSKDQGAALKAYAERLGATEGATSARISGVEGTTARVSVTYDGNPISTHARDLVNRLKDVPEPPGARAYFGGESAVYDDTLDALGETLPWMLLYIAVMTYLLLFLAFGSVLLPLKAIAMNMLSLSATFGVLVWIFQDGHLHNLLGFDPTGNIEPNMPIMLFALIFGLSMDYEVFLVSRMREQYDKQGDSTEAVATGLQSIGRLVVSAAVLMCVPLAAIGMSDVLTIKLFGVGMVFAVLVDVLVVRVLLGTAVMRLLGRAAWWAPGPLARFYDRFGIKETDVPEDTDERVPVTTG is encoded by the coding sequence GTGCTGATACTGACGATGCTGTTCGCCGTCCTGTCCGGGGCCTACGGTGCCGGAGTCTTCGGATCCCTGACACCGCTCGGCTTCCAGGACCCCGGCTCGGACAGCGTGCGCGCGGCCCACATCGCCGAGAAGGCGTTCCCGCAGCGGACGCCTGACGCGGTGATCGTCTATCGCGACAAGGACCGCACCGTCGACGACCCGTCCTTCCAGCAGGCGGTCGTCAAGCAGTTGGAGTCCCTGCCGAAGTCGGAGGTGACCGGCTACCTGGACTTCTGGACGACCAAGATGCCGGCGCAGGTCAGCCACGACCGGCACGCCACCTACGTCGCCCTGAACCTGCACGGCAGCAGCGAGAAGGCCAAGGAGGACGCGTACGAGGCGGTCAAGGACAAGATTCCGGCACCTGGCCTTCAGACGCTGCAAGGTGGAACGGTACCCACCGGCCACCAGGCGAGTGAGAAGATCGAACATGACCTGAGAACCGCGGAAATCATCTCGGCCCCCGTGCTCTTCCTGCTCCTGCTGGTCGTGTTCGGCGGTCTGACCGCGGCCTTCCTCCCGCTGCTTGTCGGCGTGCTCTCCATCCTTGGTTCGATGGCCGTCCTGCGGACCATCGCGAACATCACCGACGTGTCCGTGTTCTCCATGAGCCTGGTCACGATCCTGGGTCTCGCGGTCGCCATCGACTACGGCCTGCTGATCGTGAGCCGCTACCGCGAGGAGCTGGCGGCCGGCTACACCGGTGAAGCGGCGATCGGGCGCACCCTTGCCACGGCCGGGCGCACCGTGATGGTTTCCGGCACGACGGTCGCGGCGGCGCTGGCCGGCTTGACCCTCTTCCCGTCCACGTTCCTGAAGTCGATGTCGTACGGCGGTGTGGCAGCGGTCCTGCTGGCGGTGCTCTTCTCACTGGTCGCGCTGCCCGCGCTGCTCGCCGTGATGGGATCGAAGGTCAATGCCTTCCCGCTGCGCCGCAAGAAGGCAGGGCGGCCGACGGCGGCGGGCGAGGGTGCCTGGTACCGGTTCGGGCACGGCCTGATGCGGCGGCGGTGGGTCGTGGTGGTGGGCGCGGTGGGCCTGCTGCTGACGCTCGCCCTGCCGTTCTCCAAGATCGAGTTCGGTTCCATCAACGCGCAGCAGCTGCCGAGCAGCTCCGAGGGTCGCCAGGTCTTCAACGCCATGGAGCACGACTTTGACGGCGACGCGGTGAAGTCCATCGACTCGCTGCTCGTGCTGAAGTCCGACGGGACCTCGAAGGACCAGGGCGCGGCGTTGAAGGCGTACGCCGAGCGGCTCGGCGCCACGGAGGGCGCCACGAGCGCCCGGATCAGCGGCGTGGAGGGCACCACGGCCCGGGTGTCGGTCACCTACGACGGCAATCCCATCTCGACCCACGCGCGCGACCTGGTGAACCGGCTCAAGGACGTCCCCGAACCGCCGGGCGCCCGGGCGTACTTCGGCGGCGAGTCGGCGGTGTACGACGACACCCTGGACGCGCTGGGCGAGACCCTGCCGTGGATGCTGCTCTACATCGCGGTGATGACGTACCTCCTGCTGTTCCTCGCGTTCGGCTCGGTGCTGCTGCCGTTGAAGGCGATCGCGATGAACATGCTGTCGCTGTCCGCGACCTTCGGCGTCCTGGTCTGGATCTTCCAGGACGGCCATCTGCACAACCTGCTCGGCTTCGATCCGACGGGCAACATCGAGCCCAACATGCCGATCATGCTGTTCGCGCTGATCTTCGGGCTCTCCATGGACTACGAGGTGTTCCTGGTGTCCCGGATGCGGGAGCAGTACGACAAGCAGGGCGACAGCACGGAAGCCGTGGCGACCGGGCTGCAGTCCATCGGCCGCCTGGTCGTGAGCGCGGCGGTGCTGATGTGCGTGCCGCTCGCGGCGATCGGGATGAGCGATGTGCTGACGATCAAGCTGTTCGGTGTCGGCATGGTGTTCGCGGTCCTGGTGGACGTGCTGGTGGTGCGGGTCCTGCTGGGAACGGCCGTCATGAGGCTGCTGGGCAGGGCGGCCTGGTGGGCTCCGGGCCCACTCGCCCGCTTCTACGACCGGTTCGGCATCAAGGAGACCGACGTGCCCGAAGACACCGACGAGAGGGTCCCCGTCACCACGGGCTGA